The stretch of DNA GAATTATGATGTTTTTTACCTTGATCCACAACAAGGGCTATGATGCGTTCAAGCGCTCCGTAAACGTGAGGAACTTATGATTTCTTTTACTTTTCTTTTTGAGCTTGTTTCTCACGCCATTTTTTGATTTGGCCCTGGTAGTCACGGTGCTTAGCAAATTCGTCGAAATGAGGTTCATACTGAGGCTGATTGACCCAATCTGGCTTGCGAATAGTTTTGATTTGTGGTGGCATGGGGTAATCAGCACCTTTTAAGCTGGCCTCTATGTTTTTATGAAGCTTATCAAAGTCAGCTTTTAACTGGGTAAACTTTTCGGGCAACTCTTTGGAGAGGTCTTTAGTCTCGGCGCGATCTTCCACGATATTGTAAAGTTCGTAATAACGCTTTTTGGTGGTTTTGTCGATGAGTGAGACAATTTTAAAGTCGTTATCGATGTAGCCTTGAAGCTTACCATGTAGCTGAAAGAAGGCCATCGCCTTGTCGCGAGTTGGTAAATCTTTTTTGAAGACGGGAACGAGGTCAATGCCATCGATGGGCTGGAGAAAGTCTTCTTTTGGGAGATTTAAGAGGCTGGCAATAGTGGGGAAGATATCTGTTGTACATGCCGGGAACTTAGTGATTCGCGGTTCGATATGTCCGGGCCATTCAATAATCCCGGGAACGCGAATGCCACCTTCATAGAGATCACCTTTTGCACCTCGGAGGCCACCCATACCATGTTCGATATCATGCCCGTGATATCCCCCATTGTCACTACAAAACCATAGGATGGTATTTTTTTCAATGCCCATCTCTCTTAGGGCAGAGCGCAGAGCTCCCACAGAGCGGTCAACGGCTACGAGCTCGGCTAAT from Lentisphaera araneosa HTCC2155 encodes:
- a CDS encoding sulfatase family protein, with the translated sequence MNKTLLSIASVLLINFFLIHADDNKKPNIVLLMTDDQGWGQMGFYNHPYLKTPNLDAMAANGLRFDRFYAANAVCSPTRASVLTGRIPQRTGVIDHGFRLRHQEKTLGEALQKAGYATNHIGKWHLDGVGQMGVPILKDDPFGPGTFGFENWLSMTNFYDMDPLMSRNGVFEQFKGDTSDIAVAEAIKYIRAQHEADRPSLTLIWYPSPHYPCRALPEDRAPFENLDLRNGVKSVLAELVAVDRSVGALRSALREMGIEKNTILWFCSDNGGYHGHDIEHGMGGLRGAKGDLYEGGIRVPGIIEWPGHIEPRITKFPACTTDIFPTIASLLNLPKEDFLQPIDGIDLVPVFKKDLPTRDKAMAFFQLHGKLQGYIDNDFKIVSLIDKTTKKRYYELYNIVEDRAETKDLSKELPEKFTQLKADFDKLHKNIEASLKGADYPMPPQIKTIRKPDWVNQPQYEPHFDEFAKHRDYQGQIKKWREKQAQKEK